One stretch of Siphonobacter curvatus DNA includes these proteins:
- a CDS encoding bifunctional UDP-3-O-[3-hydroxymyristoyl] N-acetylglucosamine deacetylase/3-hydroxyacyl-ACP dehydratase: MNLKQHTIQKPVTVSGVGLHTGVIASMTFQPAPVNHGYKFQRIDLPGQPIVDADVDYVVDVSRGTTLEHNGARVHTVEHTLAALVGLQIDNCLIQLDGPEPPIMDGSSIKFIEALDDAGLVEQNALRNYFEVPSEVRYRDRDRDVEIAALPLDDYRVTVMVDYNSKVLSSQHASLNDITLFKQEIAKSRTFCFLHELEALFKANLIKGGDLSNAIVIVDREFEDGELDHLSSLLGKPRVSVVPGKGILNNIDLHYANEPARHKLLDVVGDLALVGRPLKAQILAARPGHAANVEMAKKIKKLMRETQKPSIPVYDPKIPPVMDIKQISNLLAHRYPFQLIDKIIHMDESSVVGIKNVTMNEPFFTGHFPENPVMPGVLQIEAMAQTGGILVMSTVPDPENYWAYLAAIENCRFRRNVVPGDTVIFKCEFMAPMKRGIAKMHGQAWVAGQLVMESDMTASLVRKK; the protein is encoded by the coding sequence ATGAATCTTAAACAGCACACCATTCAGAAGCCCGTCACCGTTTCCGGCGTAGGGTTACATACCGGCGTAATCGCATCTATGACGTTTCAGCCGGCTCCAGTCAACCACGGTTACAAATTCCAGCGGATTGATTTACCGGGTCAGCCCATCGTCGATGCGGACGTTGACTATGTAGTCGATGTATCCCGTGGTACTACGCTTGAACACAACGGAGCCCGGGTGCATACAGTTGAGCACACGCTAGCCGCTTTGGTGGGCCTTCAGATCGACAATTGCCTCATTCAGCTCGATGGCCCCGAACCGCCCATTATGGATGGTTCTTCCATCAAGTTTATTGAAGCCCTTGACGATGCTGGACTCGTGGAGCAAAATGCCTTGCGTAATTACTTCGAAGTTCCTTCGGAAGTACGCTACCGGGACCGGGATCGCGACGTAGAAATTGCTGCTTTGCCACTCGATGACTACCGCGTAACGGTGATGGTGGATTATAACTCGAAGGTTCTGAGCAGCCAGCACGCCAGCTTGAATGATATTACCCTCTTTAAACAGGAAATTGCCAAGAGCCGTACGTTCTGCTTTCTGCACGAACTGGAAGCTCTTTTTAAGGCCAATTTGATTAAAGGTGGTGACCTTTCCAATGCCATTGTCATTGTAGACCGGGAGTTTGAAGACGGGGAACTCGATCACCTGTCCTCCTTACTCGGTAAACCCCGCGTAAGTGTAGTACCTGGCAAGGGTATTCTCAATAATATTGACCTGCACTATGCCAACGAACCTGCTCGTCACAAACTGCTCGACGTAGTAGGTGATCTGGCTTTGGTAGGCCGTCCGTTGAAAGCACAAATCCTGGCCGCTCGTCCAGGTCACGCTGCCAACGTGGAAATGGCTAAAAAAATCAAGAAGCTGATGCGGGAAACCCAAAAACCCAGTATTCCGGTATACGATCCGAAGATTCCACCGGTCATGGATATCAAACAGATTTCCAATTTGCTGGCCCACCGCTATCCCTTCCAGTTGATTGACAAAATCATTCACATGGATGAATCCAGTGTAGTAGGTATCAAAAATGTAACGATGAATGAGCCCTTCTTTACTGGTCACTTCCCCGAGAATCCGGTGATGCCGGGTGTACTGCAAATCGAGGCGATGGCTCAAACGGGTGGTATCTTGGTGATGAGTACCGTACCCGATCCGGAAAACTACTGGGCGTACCTGGCGGCTATCGAAAACTGCCGGTTCCGTCGTAACGTAGTGCCGGGTGATACCGTTATTTTCAAGTGCGAATTTATGGCTCCCATGAAACGGGGTATTGCCAAAATGCACGGACAGGCCTGGGTGGCTGGTCAATTGGTGATGGAAAGTGACATGACCGCAAGTTTAGTACGTAAAAAATAA
- a CDS encoding DUF7948 domain-containing protein has translation MRNLFTCLLIFLTLSAFADNQPVTFIPNQGQWDASVRYRIQIPGGQLDLRTDGMDYVFYDTDYFKQLHNRTLPANTPLKLHGVRVYFEGSNPNPTLKSDLSDGISRNYFLGNDARRWASNVSGFGEVVYKELYPGIDLRLYAHHSTIKYEFIVHSEANPDLIKMRYEGSEKLSVSEHGNLEVRTSMGWFRELNPYNYQEIRGKTTEVKGHFAVREKNVVSFHLPNGYDPKHPLIIDPELIFASFSGSYSDNWGHTATYDAEGNLISGGSTNATGFPVTAGAYQINYGGNGGQTLWDVAILKFNPTGTRLLYATYLGGTQTEVPHSLIVNSKGELLIFGTTSSQNFPTSTQAHKRSFSGGTYVQPLSGMDYNNGSDIFLAKLSADGKSLLASTYYGTTANDGLNLNTLLSIQYYGDAYRGEIITDTQDNVLVATTTPSELPLSRPDRLAATVLKFSPDLSKLIWERPKIMPGFSGAYGIRAAASGNIYVCGAVRDNLPTPEDGWLAKLDANGNVQKTKRIGTSNADVAMLLDLDKDENVYVLGLSNGGKYPVTSGVYTNRNSGQFIHAFDPTLDRTLFSTVIGSGRGTPDIAPTAFLINECGNIYLAGWGGEVNATIGTTLALASSTKGLPVTTDAFQKTTDGSNFYLALLENGAKSLLYATFFGNTNASPDVRGDHVDGGTSRFDKRGYVYQAVCSCQPSSFPTTPGAWSTVNRAGNCNNAVFKFDIDNLEVKFDMFLNSKKQDTIDVCTPAKLQFVNTSTGGKSYEWNFGNLGKSTNPVQGEFTFTKPGVYVITLVGRNPLSCKREALYQRTIRVSEPAFQVSKDTTMCLGGTVQLRASGGSNYQWTAHSSLNSTTIANPVATPTETTTYTVQASDSKGCTGQKSVTVTIQPLPVQVTVSEPVICKGQTVRIQATGGSSYQWTGSAISDSSKAAITVQPTQSTAYTVIVKDNKGCRGQATATVTIDESFRPDFAVEKVFDCVKPTQIRIKLANAGGDQYDWYLGNGDSLATQQPSPYVYPKPGTYQVTGIAKRGSCTLSASQPITIEPPLEVPNVVTPNGDGKNDQFVIGTNGLKLDVFNRWGKAVYQHVSYQNDWTPSVAPGTYYYLITFPDGKQCKSWVQVVN, from the coding sequence ATGCGGAACCTGTTTACCTGCCTGCTTATCTTTCTTACTTTATCTGCATTTGCTGACAATCAGCCCGTTACTTTCATTCCCAATCAAGGTCAGTGGGACGCCAGCGTGCGGTACCGCATTCAAATTCCGGGCGGCCAACTGGACCTGCGGACGGATGGGATGGATTACGTTTTCTACGACACGGATTACTTCAAGCAACTTCATAACCGAACCTTACCGGCCAACACGCCCTTAAAGCTGCACGGTGTACGCGTGTATTTTGAGGGTTCCAATCCGAACCCAACCCTGAAAAGTGACCTCTCAGACGGAATTTCCCGAAATTACTTCCTGGGAAACGACGCCCGCCGCTGGGCTTCCAACGTTTCTGGTTTCGGCGAAGTCGTGTACAAGGAATTGTATCCGGGTATTGATCTGCGACTGTACGCTCACCATTCGACGATTAAGTACGAATTCATTGTACACAGCGAAGCTAACCCCGATCTGATTAAGATGCGGTACGAAGGTTCGGAGAAGCTTTCCGTATCCGAACACGGGAATCTGGAAGTTCGCACGTCCATGGGCTGGTTTCGGGAACTGAATCCGTACAATTACCAGGAAATTCGAGGGAAAACCACGGAAGTGAAAGGTCACTTCGCCGTTCGTGAGAAAAACGTAGTGAGCTTTCACTTACCCAATGGCTACGATCCTAAACATCCGCTGATCATTGATCCGGAGTTAATCTTTGCCAGCTTCTCCGGCTCTTATTCCGACAACTGGGGCCACACCGCTACCTACGACGCCGAAGGTAACCTCATCTCCGGTGGATCGACGAATGCGACTGGTTTCCCCGTAACCGCGGGAGCCTATCAAATCAATTACGGCGGCAACGGCGGTCAAACCCTCTGGGATGTTGCCATTCTGAAATTCAATCCAACGGGTACCCGCTTACTGTATGCTACGTACCTGGGAGGTACACAAACGGAAGTACCGCATAGTCTCATTGTTAATTCCAAGGGAGAACTACTGATTTTTGGCACGACTTCCTCCCAGAATTTTCCAACCAGTACGCAAGCTCATAAACGCAGTTTTAGCGGCGGCACCTACGTTCAACCGCTCAGTGGGATGGACTATAACAACGGTAGCGATATTTTTCTGGCAAAACTTAGTGCGGACGGGAAATCGTTGCTGGCATCCACCTATTACGGTACGACGGCCAACGATGGTCTGAATCTGAATACCCTTCTAAGCATTCAGTATTACGGGGATGCGTACCGGGGCGAGATTATTACGGACACCCAGGATAATGTACTGGTAGCAACGACTACCCCCTCGGAACTTCCCCTAAGCCGCCCCGACCGACTGGCTGCTACCGTTCTCAAATTCTCACCGGATTTATCGAAACTGATCTGGGAAAGACCGAAGATTATGCCCGGCTTCAGCGGAGCATACGGGATACGGGCGGCGGCCTCGGGGAATATCTACGTCTGCGGAGCCGTACGCGATAACCTGCCGACACCCGAAGACGGGTGGCTGGCCAAACTAGATGCCAACGGAAACGTACAGAAAACCAAACGCATCGGTACCAGCAACGCCGACGTAGCCATGCTGCTGGATCTGGATAAGGACGAAAACGTCTACGTATTAGGATTGAGTAATGGTGGGAAATACCCGGTTACGTCGGGCGTGTACACCAACCGGAACAGCGGTCAGTTTATTCATGCCTTTGATCCAACACTGGACCGAACGCTTTTTTCGACCGTCATTGGTAGCGGTAGAGGTACACCCGACATCGCTCCGACGGCCTTTCTCATTAACGAATGCGGAAATATTTACCTGGCTGGCTGGGGCGGCGAAGTCAATGCGACCATCGGCACAACGCTGGCACTCGCAAGTAGTACCAAAGGCTTGCCTGTTACCACCGACGCTTTTCAGAAAACGACGGACGGTAGTAATTTTTATCTGGCTCTGTTAGAAAATGGAGCAAAGTCCTTGCTGTACGCGACGTTTTTTGGCAATACCAATGCTTCGCCCGACGTCCGGGGCGATCACGTGGATGGCGGTACCTCTCGCTTCGACAAACGGGGGTATGTCTATCAGGCCGTTTGTTCCTGTCAGCCTTCCTCCTTCCCTACCACGCCCGGAGCCTGGTCTACCGTAAACCGGGCTGGCAACTGTAATAACGCCGTTTTCAAGTTTGATATCGACAATCTGGAAGTGAAATTCGATATGTTCCTAAATAGCAAAAAGCAGGATACGATCGATGTCTGTACGCCCGCTAAACTGCAATTTGTCAATACGAGTACCGGGGGGAAAAGCTACGAGTGGAATTTTGGGAATCTGGGTAAATCTACAAATCCCGTGCAGGGGGAGTTTACCTTTACTAAGCCTGGGGTATACGTCATTACCCTCGTGGGTCGAAACCCCTTGAGCTGTAAACGAGAGGCTCTCTATCAGCGAACCATCCGCGTTTCTGAACCCGCTTTTCAAGTGAGCAAAGATACGACGATGTGTCTCGGCGGAACGGTACAGTTGCGGGCTTCCGGCGGATCAAATTACCAGTGGACGGCCCACAGCTCGCTTAACAGTACCACCATTGCTAATCCCGTAGCCACCCCTACCGAAACGACTACCTATACCGTTCAGGCTTCCGATTCGAAAGGCTGTACGGGGCAGAAGTCGGTTACGGTGACCATTCAACCGCTGCCGGTTCAAGTCACAGTTTCGGAGCCAGTCATTTGCAAGGGCCAAACGGTTCGCATTCAGGCGACGGGTGGAAGTTCGTATCAATGGACTGGCTCGGCCATCAGCGATAGTAGTAAGGCAGCCATTACGGTACAGCCCACCCAAAGTACCGCCTATACGGTTATCGTTAAAGACAATAAAGGGTGCCGTGGACAGGCTACGGCCACCGTGACCATTGATGAATCGTTTCGGCCTGATTTTGCCGTTGAAAAGGTGTTTGACTGCGTAAAACCCACGCAAATACGCATCAAACTGGCCAATGCGGGCGGCGATCAGTACGACTGGTATCTAGGCAACGGCGATTCGCTGGCGACGCAACAGCCTTCGCCCTACGTGTACCCCAAACCCGGCACGTATCAGGTGACGGGAATTGCCAAACGTGGCAGTTGTACCCTTTCAGCCTCACAACCGATAACCATTGAGCCACCACTGGAAGTGCCCAACGTAGTAACGCCCAACGGCGATGGCAAAAACGATCAGTTTGTGATTGGTACCAATGGACTAAAATTGGATGTGTTCAATCGCTGGGGAAAAGCCGTGTATCAGCACGTGAGTTATCAAAACGACTGGACCCCCTCCGTAGCTCCGGGAACCTATTACTACCTGATCACTTTTCCCGACGGCAAACAGTGTAAGAGCTGGGTGCAAGTGGTCAACTAA
- a CDS encoding DUF4199 domain-containing protein, with translation MEPTPSTARIAMKWGAISGIVTAVFSISYQALNMMPDDPMKANMGWGLLTNFLQIGFTVLVLVLAMREFRTHNEGYISFGQGVGIAALTGAVWGVLSAGLILIYTQFIDNSAQEKTLRALRNAYEERGMTEEQTETAMRFVTLMTNPGFSFVMTILTGVIVGTVLGLIVAAVVKRDRPMFA, from the coding sequence ATGGAACCAACCCCCTCTACTGCTCGTATCGCCATGAAATGGGGAGCGATTTCTGGGATCGTTACCGCTGTATTCTCTATCAGTTATCAGGCGTTGAATATGATGCCTGACGACCCCATGAAAGCCAACATGGGCTGGGGTTTGCTGACCAATTTTCTACAAATCGGTTTTACGGTTTTAGTATTGGTGCTGGCGATGCGGGAATTTCGTACGCATAACGAAGGATATATTTCCTTTGGCCAGGGGGTAGGGATTGCGGCATTGACCGGAGCGGTATGGGGGGTACTATCGGCGGGTCTTATTTTGATCTATACGCAGTTCATTGATAATTCAGCTCAGGAAAAAACGCTGCGGGCCTTACGGAATGCGTACGAAGAACGCGGCATGACCGAAGAGCAAACCGAAACGGCCATGCGATTCGTTACCCTGATGACCAATCCCGGTTTTAGTTTTGTAATGACCATCTTAACGGGCGTAATCGTGGGTACGGTCCTCGGTCTGATCGTCGCCGCTGTGGTCAAGCGGGATCGCCCCATGTTTGCATAA
- the gldF gene encoding gliding motility-associated ABC transporter permease subunit GldF — MFTIFKKEVNSFLSSLVGYVVMAVFLLAMGLLVWIFPDTSVLNSGYADLATFFNLAPYVFLFLVPAITMRSIAEERKIGTLELLFTKPLTEWQLVIGKFLAACFLIFLALIPTLIYYYSVYQLGNPVGNIDSASVQGSYIGLFLLGCVFAAIGLFTSSLTDNQIIAFLLGVFISFLLYVGLSSVAGLEVWNGAAYWLGWLGLDTQYNALGRGLIDSRNIIYFLSLIILALAGTRWKLTQRE, encoded by the coding sequence ATGTTTACTATATTCAAGAAAGAAGTCAATTCCTTTTTAAGCTCTCTGGTTGGATACGTCGTAATGGCTGTGTTTCTGCTGGCGATGGGCTTGCTGGTCTGGATCTTTCCTGATACGAGTGTGTTGAACAGTGGGTACGCGGACCTGGCGACGTTCTTCAATCTGGCTCCGTACGTGTTTTTGTTTTTGGTACCCGCCATCACCATGCGGTCCATTGCCGAAGAACGAAAAATTGGTACGCTGGAATTGCTGTTCACCAAGCCGCTAACCGAGTGGCAACTGGTCATTGGTAAATTTCTGGCCGCCTGTTTTCTGATTTTTCTGGCTTTGATACCTACGCTGATCTACTACTATTCCGTGTATCAGTTAGGAAATCCGGTGGGGAACATTGATTCGGCGAGCGTACAGGGATCGTATATCGGCCTTTTTCTGCTGGGTTGCGTCTTTGCGGCCATTGGACTGTTCACTTCTTCACTGACAGATAATCAGATCATCGCATTCCTACTGGGCGTGTTTATTAGTTTCCTGCTGTATGTCGGTTTAAGCTCCGTGGCTGGACTGGAAGTCTGGAATGGAGCCGCGTACTGGTTGGGCTGGCTGGGGCTGGATACGCAGTACAATGCCCTCGGACGAGGACTAATTGACTCACGGAATATCATCTACTTCCTTTCCTTAATTATCCTCGCTCTGGCAGGAACCCGCTGGAAACTAACGCAACGGGAGTAA
- the lpxD gene encoding UDP-3-O-(3-hydroxymyristoyl)glucosamine N-acyltransferase, with product MEFTIAQVAQLLGGEVKGPADQKVSRLAKIEEGTQGAISFLSNLKYEHYLYTTAASAVIVSKGFEPKKAYTPTLIVVDNAYTAFTRLLEVYHNALSFRKSGIEEPVHRGQDTEIGEGVYLGAFASIGDHCRIGKNVKIYSQVYIGDNVVIGDNTILYSGVKVYDNCRIGANCTLHANAVIGSDGFGFAPQTDGSYKSIPQLGNVVLEDYVSIGANTTIDCATMPEDSTIIREGAKLDNLIQIAHNVEIGRHTVMAAQSGVSGSCKIGDYCMIGGQVGISGHLHLADHTIITAQSGISKSIEKPGTILSGSPAAENRENLKSQVLVRRLPELEKRVRELEKILKELSLPANSIQ from the coding sequence ATGGAGTTTACAATTGCACAGGTGGCCCAGCTTTTGGGCGGTGAAGTAAAGGGTCCTGCTGATCAGAAGGTTAGTCGTCTAGCTAAGATCGAAGAAGGGACACAAGGGGCGATTAGTTTTCTGTCTAACCTCAAGTACGAGCACTACCTTTATACAACTGCTGCCTCGGCCGTTATCGTTAGCAAAGGCTTCGAGCCTAAAAAAGCATATACGCCCACACTTATCGTGGTGGATAACGCCTATACGGCTTTCACCCGACTGCTGGAAGTTTACCATAATGCCCTGAGTTTTCGTAAATCAGGGATTGAAGAGCCCGTACACCGGGGTCAGGATACAGAAATTGGTGAAGGCGTTTATCTGGGAGCATTTGCCAGCATTGGCGACCACTGCCGGATCGGGAAAAACGTAAAAATTTACTCCCAAGTTTACATTGGTGATAACGTAGTCATTGGCGATAATACCATTCTGTACTCGGGCGTAAAAGTCTATGATAATTGTCGGATTGGAGCCAATTGTACCCTTCATGCCAATGCCGTAATTGGATCCGATGGCTTTGGTTTTGCTCCGCAAACTGACGGTAGTTACAAAAGCATTCCCCAGCTGGGTAATGTGGTTCTGGAAGATTACGTATCCATCGGAGCCAATACTACTATTGATTGTGCAACCATGCCGGAAGATTCAACCATCATCCGGGAAGGAGCCAAACTCGACAACCTGATCCAAATTGCTCATAACGTCGAAATTGGTCGCCACACGGTTATGGCCGCTCAGTCGGGCGTTTCAGGTTCCTGCAAAATTGGTGATTATTGCATGATCGGAGGACAGGTAGGTATTTCGGGTCACCTGCATCTTGCTGACCATACGATTATCACTGCTCAATCCGGAATTTCAAAGTCGATTGAGAAGCCGGGAACCATACTGAGTGGCTCCCCCGCCGCAGAAAACCGGGAGAACCTCAAGTCGCAAGTACTGGTTCGTCGACTTCCCGAATTGGAAAAGCGGGTCCGGGAACTAGAAAAAATTCTGAAAGAATTATCTTTGCCCGCTAATAGTATTCAGTAG
- a CDS encoding ABC transporter ATP-binding protein, whose translation MQIILEQLGKRFIREWIFRRLSLELATGDRLAITGPNGSGKSTLLQVLTGAMPASEGKIQYFEGSNEIPADHFFRQVSIAAPYLELIEEFTLTELVDFHQKFKPFKQNLSTPAFIERLDLKASRDKFIRNFSSGMKQRLKLGLAFYSNVPLVILDEPTSNLDTRNSDWYFEEVQKLDADQTLIIASNVPAEYQFCEKVIDIQAYK comes from the coding sequence ATGCAGATCATTCTCGAACAGCTGGGTAAACGGTTTATTCGGGAATGGATTTTCCGCCGCTTATCCCTCGAACTTGCTACCGGCGACCGACTGGCCATTACGGGTCCGAATGGCTCCGGCAAATCTACGCTTCTTCAGGTCCTCACGGGTGCGATGCCCGCCAGCGAAGGCAAGATTCAGTACTTCGAGGGATCCAATGAAATTCCAGCGGATCACTTTTTCCGACAAGTCAGTATCGCCGCTCCGTATCTGGAATTGATTGAAGAATTTACGCTGACCGAACTTGTCGATTTCCACCAGAAGTTTAAGCCTTTCAAGCAGAATCTGAGTACACCCGCCTTCATTGAACGCCTGGATCTGAAGGCTTCCCGCGATAAATTCATCCGGAATTTTTCTTCGGGCATGAAACAGCGGCTCAAACTCGGTCTGGCTTTCTACTCGAACGTACCGCTGGTCATTCTGGATGAGCCCACTTCAAACCTGGATACCCGCAACAGCGACTGGTATTTCGAGGAAGTTCAGAAGCTGGATGCCGATCAAACACTGATCATTGCTTCAAACGTGCCCGCCGAGTACCAGTTCTGCGAAAAAGTAATTGACATTCAGGCGTATAAGTAA
- a CDS encoding DUF4920 domain-containing protein, with amino-acid sequence MKSFVITLALALTGLAAQAQATYHGAKITTDHAISTTQLVEQMKKSDTLATKVTGTVESVCKMKGCWMKVKLPEGKTMRVSFKDYDFFVPKDIEGKTVVFEGQAFSRVTPVNELKHYAEDAGKSKEEIAKITQPEKAVVFVADGVIVK; translated from the coding sequence ATGAAATCATTCGTCATAACCCTGGCCTTGGCCCTTACCGGACTGGCGGCTCAAGCTCAGGCTACCTACCACGGAGCTAAAATCACGACCGATCACGCGATTTCAACCACGCAATTGGTGGAACAAATGAAGAAATCCGATACGCTTGCTACCAAAGTGACCGGTACGGTAGAATCCGTTTGCAAAATGAAGGGTTGCTGGATGAAAGTGAAACTGCCCGAAGGAAAGACGATGCGGGTTTCTTTTAAAGACTATGATTTCTTCGTACCGAAAGATATTGAAGGCAAGACGGTTGTATTTGAAGGACAGGCCTTCTCCCGCGTTACACCCGTAAATGAACTCAAACATTACGCCGAAGACGCCGGAAAATCAAAAGAAGAAATTGCGAAAATTACGCAGCCCGAAAAAGCCGTGGTTTTCGTAGCGGATGGGGTTATTGTTAAATAA
- a CDS encoding tryptophan-rich sensory protein → MKTYVNADIRPESRPSFAIKTLQILNFVTFLITLVVNWAAVSLPLNGKSTRQLSDQYPNLFTPAGLTFSVWGVIYTMTAIFVFFQLKGLFSSLSSDYVNRVVRRLSGWFIASNLLNATWIIAWHYEYVTLSVVIMLAILVTQLTLLVRVHEVSEVDTSWGQRFVVRTPFGLYAGWISIATIANITAWLVSINWNQFGVSAEVWTVIMIITGTILAQLVLFTLRSVSYGLVVIWAIVGIILKRYQTPDPNMTIVYVCEICILILTISVILIAFTNLVIPIRKSPTLHWTRPRIQHD, encoded by the coding sequence ATGAAAACATATGTTAATGCCGACATTCGGCCCGAATCCCGGCCATCGTTCGCCATCAAAACCCTGCAAATTTTAAATTTTGTTACATTCCTGATTACGCTGGTAGTGAATTGGGCAGCCGTGAGCTTGCCTTTAAATGGTAAATCGACCAGACAGCTTTCGGATCAGTATCCCAACCTATTTACACCCGCCGGGCTTACGTTTTCGGTTTGGGGGGTGATTTATACCATGACGGCTATTTTCGTCTTTTTTCAATTGAAAGGCCTATTTAGCTCCCTATCCAGCGACTATGTCAACCGCGTAGTACGGCGGCTGAGCGGTTGGTTTATTGCGTCGAATCTGCTGAATGCCACCTGGATTATCGCTTGGCATTATGAGTACGTAACGTTATCCGTAGTTATTATGCTGGCTATTCTGGTTACGCAATTGACGCTGCTCGTGCGGGTACACGAAGTTTCTGAAGTAGATACCTCCTGGGGACAACGTTTTGTCGTACGCACGCCCTTTGGCCTATACGCCGGCTGGATTTCTATTGCTACCATTGCTAATATCACGGCTTGGCTGGTCAGTATCAACTGGAATCAGTTCGGTGTCTCGGCGGAAGTTTGGACGGTGATTATGATCATTACGGGTACCATTCTTGCTCAGTTGGTGCTCTTTACCCTTCGCAGCGTTTCGTATGGACTAGTCGTTATTTGGGCCATTGTGGGGATTATCTTAAAACGGTATCAAACGCCGGACCCTAACATGACCATCGTGTACGTATGCGAGATCTGCATTCTGATACTGACGATTTCCGTAATCCTGATCGCCTTTACTAACCTGGTCATTCCTATTCGCAAAAGCCCCACTTTGCACTGGACCCGGCCTCGGATTCAACACGATTAA
- the lpxA gene encoding acyl-ACP--UDP-N-acetylglucosamine O-acyltransferase, giving the protein MIQPLAYVHPDAKIAPNVVIEPFAVIHKNVEIGEGSWIGSNVTIFEGARIGKNVQIFPGASISAVPQDLKFEGEETLTIIGDYTTIRECVTINKGTKAAGKTVIGSHCLLMAYTHIAHDCVIGDHCIMANSVQMAGHVELGDWAFIGGTTAIHQFSKIGPHAMIGGGSHVLKDIPPYTKAGREPIAYVGLNSIGLRRRGFSNEKIAEIQEIYRYVYLKGYNNAEALHRIEIELPASAERDEIINFIRSSERGIMKGPGKGTSVE; this is encoded by the coding sequence ATGATACAGCCCTTAGCATACGTTCACCCTGATGCAAAAATTGCCCCCAATGTGGTCATCGAACCCTTTGCGGTCATTCATAAAAATGTTGAAATCGGTGAAGGTTCCTGGATTGGCTCCAATGTTACTATTTTCGAAGGAGCCCGTATTGGGAAGAATGTTCAAATTTTTCCCGGTGCCAGCATCTCGGCCGTACCGCAGGACCTGAAATTCGAAGGCGAAGAAACCTTGACTATCATTGGTGACTATACTACGATTCGGGAATGCGTAACCATTAACAAAGGCACGAAAGCAGCGGGTAAAACGGTTATTGGCAGCCACTGTCTGCTCATGGCCTACACGCACATTGCCCACGATTGTGTCATTGGCGACCATTGCATTATGGCCAATAGTGTACAAATGGCTGGTCACGTGGAATTAGGGGATTGGGCTTTTATCGGAGGCACAACCGCAATCCATCAGTTTTCGAAAATTGGGCCTCACGCCATGATTGGTGGCGGTTCGCACGTACTGAAGGATATTCCTCCGTATACAAAAGCGGGCCGGGAACCCATTGCGTACGTCGGTTTGAATTCCATCGGCCTGCGTCGGCGGGGATTCAGCAACGAGAAAATTGCCGAAATTCAGGAGATTTATCGCTACGTATATCTGAAAGGCTACAACAACGCTGAAGCCCTGCACCGGATCGAAATTGAACTCCCTGCTTCGGCTGAACGGGACGAAATTATCAACTTCATCCGCTCCTCCGAACGAGGCATTATGAAAGGCCCTGGCAAAGGGACATCCGTAGAATAG